A stretch of Anaeromyxobacter dehalogenans 2CP-1 DNA encodes these proteins:
- a CDS encoding proton-conducting transporter membrane subunit → MTLYLAAVGVLVAGGLVALAASARPRLALAVGSVGAALGCALGLAASLAALRAPPAALDLSWPVPSGALALGLDPLSAAFATAIFALGLAASVYGAGYLRPQADRRSMGPFALFFALTLASMALVVAARQAVLFLVAWEGMTAASFLLVAHEHEDASVRRAARTYLVASHLGAAFLFALFLVLGREAGSLRFEAFAALRAGGAPAALLVLFALVGFGTKAGLVPLHVWLPEAHPAAPSHVSALMSGVLVKMGVYGILRVLTFLPPAPAWAGLLLAGVGLVGALAALALALGQRDLKRVLAYSTVENVGIIALAAGLGLVGAAVHAPLVAALGVTAALLHVWNHALMKGLAFLGAGALVHGAGTRDLERMGGLLRRLPVTGGLLVLAAVALCGLPPLNGFVSEWLVYLGLLQGGRGAPGGLALAAWLALAALALVGALAAVVFTRLLGTALLGEPRSEEAAHAHEAGPLLLAPLALLGAGNVALALFPAHAAALLAPAAAQVLGTTEGEVLAALAPAAGALAGPLRAGVLVLVALGVGVAIAARRLRAGRPVAESSTWGCGFSAASPRVQYTAASYAQLALDAAVPRPLRPRARLRPPEGAFPAGASLALEGDDPARTRVFEPAFQRVGGWFSRLRSFQQARLNLQLLYTVAALLGLTALLLLRYGP, encoded by the coding sequence ATGACGCTCTACCTCGCCGCCGTCGGGGTGCTGGTGGCCGGCGGGCTCGTCGCGCTGGCCGCCTCCGCGCGCCCGCGCCTCGCGCTCGCCGTGGGCAGCGTCGGCGCCGCGCTGGGCTGCGCGCTCGGGCTCGCCGCCTCGCTCGCCGCGCTGCGCGCCCCGCCCGCCGCGCTCGACCTCTCCTGGCCGGTGCCCTCCGGGGCGCTCGCGCTCGGCCTCGACCCGCTCTCGGCCGCGTTCGCGACCGCGATCTTCGCGCTCGGCCTCGCCGCCTCGGTGTACGGCGCCGGCTACCTGCGCCCGCAGGCCGACCGCCGCTCCATGGGGCCGTTCGCGCTGTTCTTCGCGCTCACCCTCGCGAGCATGGCGCTCGTGGTCGCGGCCCGGCAGGCGGTGCTGTTCCTGGTGGCGTGGGAGGGCATGACCGCCGCGTCCTTCCTGCTCGTCGCCCACGAGCACGAGGACGCCTCGGTGCGCCGCGCCGCCCGCACCTACCTCGTGGCCTCGCACCTCGGCGCCGCGTTCCTGTTCGCCCTGTTCCTGGTGCTCGGGCGCGAGGCGGGCTCGCTCCGCTTCGAGGCGTTCGCCGCGCTGCGGGCCGGCGGCGCGCCCGCGGCGCTCCTGGTCCTGTTCGCGCTGGTGGGCTTCGGCACCAAGGCCGGCCTGGTGCCGCTGCACGTCTGGCTGCCCGAGGCCCACCCGGCCGCGCCGAGCCACGTGTCCGCGCTCATGTCCGGCGTGCTCGTGAAGATGGGCGTGTACGGCATCCTGCGGGTGCTCACGTTCCTGCCGCCCGCGCCGGCGTGGGCCGGGCTGCTGCTCGCCGGGGTGGGCCTGGTGGGCGCGCTCGCGGCGCTGGCGCTCGCGCTCGGGCAGCGCGACCTGAAGCGCGTGCTCGCGTACTCCACCGTCGAGAACGTGGGGATCATCGCGCTCGCCGCCGGCCTGGGGCTCGTCGGGGCCGCGGTCCACGCGCCGCTGGTGGCGGCGCTCGGCGTCACCGCCGCGCTGCTCCACGTCTGGAACCACGCGCTCATGAAGGGGCTCGCGTTCCTGGGCGCCGGGGCGCTGGTGCACGGCGCGGGCACGCGCGACCTGGAGCGGATGGGCGGGCTGCTCCGGCGGCTGCCCGTCACCGGCGGCCTGCTGGTGCTCGCCGCGGTGGCGCTGTGCGGGCTGCCGCCGCTGAACGGGTTCGTCTCGGAGTGGCTCGTGTACCTGGGCCTGCTGCAGGGCGGGCGCGGCGCGCCGGGCGGCCTGGCGCTGGCGGCGTGGCTGGCGCTCGCCGCGCTCGCGCTGGTGGGCGCGCTCGCGGCGGTGGTGTTCACGCGGCTCCTCGGCACCGCGCTCCTGGGCGAGCCGCGCAGCGAGGAGGCCGCGCACGCGCACGAGGCCGGGCCGCTCCTGCTCGCGCCGCTCGCGCTGCTCGGGGCGGGCAACGTGGCCCTGGCGCTGTTCCCGGCGCACGCGGCCGCGCTGCTCGCGCCCGCCGCGGCGCAGGTCCTCGGGACCACCGAGGGCGAGGTGCTCGCCGCGCTCGCGCCCGCCGCCGGCGCGCTGGCCGGCCCGCTGCGGGCGGGCGTCCTCGTGCTGGTGGCGCTCGGGGTCGGCGTCGCGATCGCCGCGCGGCGGCTGCGGGCGGGCCGGCCGGTGGCCGAGTCCTCGACCTGGGGCTGCGGCTTCTCCGCCGCGAGCCCGCGCGTCCAGTACACCGCCGCCTCCTACGCGCAGCTCGCGCTCGACGCCGCCGTGCCGCGCCCGCTCCGGCCGCGCGCGCGCCTGCGGCCGCCGGAGGGCGCGTTCCCGGCCGGCGCGTCGCTCGCGCTGGAGGGCGACGACCCGGCGCGCACCCGCGTGTTCGAGCCGGCGTTCCAGCGGGTGGGCGGCTGGTTCAGCCGGCTGCGCAGCTTCCAGCAGGCCCGCCTCAACCTCCAGCTCCTCTACACCGTCGCGGCGCTGCTCGGGCTCACGGCGCTGCTGCTCCTCCGGTACGGTCCGTGA
- a CDS encoding respiratory chain complex I subunit 1 family protein yields MVLRTALHVVALLVLPPLLLGVINRVKSIVGGRRGPPLLQPYLDLAKLLRKGAVYSRTTTWVFRAGPVIGLAAVASAGLLLSMGGAPAPIAFTGDFVLFAYLLGLGRFFTALAALDTGSSFEGMGAAREVTFASLAEPALFLCLLVLARATGSLSLSGMLGPDLDAAWSSAAPGLLLAAIGLFVVALAECSRIPVDDPNTHLELTMIHEVMVLDHGGPDLALILYGAAMKMFLFGALLSRLVLGHGAGALASEALFFLGVIAFAVAVGVVESVMARLRIVRVPQLLVGASVLSAFALVLLLR; encoded by the coding sequence ATGGTCCTGCGCACCGCGCTCCACGTGGTCGCGCTGCTCGTGCTCCCGCCGCTGCTGCTCGGCGTGATCAACCGCGTGAAGTCCATCGTCGGCGGCCGCCGCGGCCCGCCACTGCTGCAGCCGTACCTCGACCTCGCCAAGCTGCTGCGCAAGGGGGCGGTCTACAGCCGGACCACCACCTGGGTGTTCCGCGCCGGCCCGGTGATCGGGCTCGCGGCGGTCGCCTCCGCCGGCCTGCTCCTCTCCATGGGCGGCGCCCCCGCGCCCATCGCGTTCACCGGCGACTTCGTCCTGTTCGCCTACCTGCTCGGCCTGGGCCGCTTCTTCACCGCGCTCGCCGCGCTCGACACCGGCTCGTCGTTCGAGGGCATGGGCGCGGCGCGCGAGGTGACGTTCGCGAGCCTGGCCGAGCCGGCGCTGTTCCTCTGCCTGCTGGTGCTGGCGCGCGCCACCGGCTCGCTGTCGCTCTCCGGCATGCTCGGTCCCGACCTCGACGCGGCCTGGTCCTCGGCGGCGCCGGGCCTCCTGCTCGCCGCCATCGGCCTGTTCGTGGTGGCGCTCGCGGAGTGCTCGCGCATCCCGGTGGACGACCCCAACACGCACCTCGAGCTCACCATGATCCACGAGGTGATGGTGCTCGACCACGGCGGGCCCGACCTCGCGCTCATCCTGTACGGCGCGGCCATGAAGATGTTCCTGTTCGGCGCCCTGCTCTCCCGCCTGGTGCTCGGCCACGGCGCCGGCGCGCTCGCCTCGGAGGCGCTGTTCTTCCTGGGCGTGATCGCGTTCGCGGTGGCGGTGGGCGTGGTCGAGTCGGTGATGGCGCGGCTGCGCATCGTGCGCGTGCCGCAGCTCCTGGTGGGCGCCTCGGTGCTGTCCGCCTTCGCCCTGGTCCTCCTGCTCCGGTGA
- a CDS encoding hydrogenase, which yields MTSLTDLVFILVVVIDFFLLASSRLGAAIRAVATQGALLAALPLLLLEGGHQVGHVLLLAVGALAIKGALIPWLMFRAIREASIRREMEPIVGFVPSMVLGGIGVALAFAFSSRLPLPGGEAHPYLVPTALSTVWAGMLLVVSRRKAVNQVLGFLVLENGVYVFGLLLTGIMPVMVEAGVLLDLFAAVFVMGIVMFHINREFASLDTEKLSALKD from the coding sequence GTGACCTCCCTCACCGACCTCGTCTTCATCCTCGTCGTCGTCATCGACTTCTTCCTGCTCGCCTCGAGCCGGCTCGGCGCCGCCATCCGCGCGGTCGCCACGCAGGGGGCGCTGCTCGCGGCCCTGCCGCTGCTGCTGCTGGAGGGCGGGCACCAGGTCGGCCACGTGCTGCTGCTCGCGGTCGGGGCGCTCGCCATCAAGGGCGCGCTCATCCCCTGGCTCATGTTCCGCGCCATCCGCGAGGCCTCCATCCGGCGCGAGATGGAGCCCATCGTCGGCTTCGTCCCGTCGATGGTGCTGGGCGGCATCGGGGTGGCGCTCGCGTTCGCGTTCTCGAGCCGCCTGCCGCTCCCGGGCGGCGAGGCGCACCCGTACCTGGTCCCGACGGCGCTCTCGACGGTGTGGGCCGGGATGCTGCTGGTGGTCTCGCGCCGGAAGGCCGTCAACCAGGTGCTGGGCTTCCTGGTGCTGGAGAACGGCGTCTACGTCTTCGGCCTGCTGCTCACCGGGATCATGCCGGTGATGGTGGAGGCGGGCGTGCTGCTCGACCTGTTCGCCGCCGTGTTCGTCATGGGCATCGTCATGTTCCACATCAACCGCGAGTTCGCCTCGCTCGACACCGAGAAGCTCTCGGCGCTGAAGGACTGA
- a CDS encoding NADH-quinone oxidoreductase subunit C, whose translation MARNTTATAGHGAAPRASDVLETWNGEPVDARAVPVHEPARFNEIVLAAHRGGGRLAALFGRPDAGGGVLVTAVLADDPEGRLALLATRVADAFPSIAAELPAAQAFERELAEQWGLRPEGHPWLKPLRFEPPRRAAPDPFGRQDPRATIPGEYPFFRVEGEEVHEVAVGPVHAGIIEPGHFRFQCHGERVFHLEIVLGYQHRGVERLLRGGPDRRSMALAESIAGDTAVGHGLAYAKAVESLAGVAPTARAMSLRGIGLELERIANHVGDLGALAGDVGFLPTASYCGALRAEFLNAVAEICGNRFGRSLVCPGGVKHDLDAEAARALAARVRAAWEKTRRAASLMFESPSVRARFEGTGTVPTALAQALGMVGPAARASGVDRDVRRDHAFGIYRFSHVAVTTAENGDVLARALIRLLEAERSVEFVLDQLERLPGGPSRTAPGPLAPGALVVSMVEGWRGEIAHVAVTDAQGRLEAYKVKDPSFHNWFGLAMALRDGQISDFPLCNKSFNLSYAGHDL comes from the coding sequence ATGGCCCGCAACACGACCGCGACCGCCGGGCACGGCGCCGCGCCCCGCGCCAGCGACGTCCTCGAGACCTGGAACGGCGAGCCGGTGGACGCGCGCGCGGTGCCGGTGCACGAGCCCGCCCGGTTCAACGAGATCGTCCTCGCCGCGCACCGCGGCGGCGGGCGCCTCGCCGCGCTGTTCGGCCGCCCCGACGCCGGGGGCGGCGTCCTCGTGACCGCGGTGCTGGCGGACGACCCGGAGGGCCGGCTGGCGCTGCTCGCCACCCGCGTCGCCGACGCGTTCCCTTCGATCGCGGCCGAGCTGCCCGCGGCCCAGGCGTTCGAGCGCGAGCTGGCGGAGCAGTGGGGGCTGCGCCCCGAGGGCCACCCCTGGCTGAAGCCGCTCCGCTTCGAGCCGCCGCGCCGCGCCGCGCCGGATCCGTTCGGCCGCCAGGACCCGCGCGCCACCATCCCCGGCGAGTACCCGTTCTTCCGGGTCGAGGGCGAGGAGGTGCACGAGGTCGCGGTGGGCCCGGTGCACGCGGGCATCATCGAGCCGGGCCACTTCCGCTTCCAGTGCCACGGCGAGCGCGTGTTCCACCTCGAGATCGTGCTCGGCTACCAGCACCGCGGCGTGGAGCGCCTCCTGCGCGGCGGCCCGGACCGCCGCTCCATGGCGCTCGCCGAGTCGATCGCCGGCGACACCGCGGTGGGCCACGGGCTCGCCTACGCGAAGGCGGTCGAGTCGCTCGCCGGCGTGGCGCCGACCGCGCGCGCCATGTCGCTGCGCGGGATCGGGCTCGAGCTGGAGCGGATCGCGAACCACGTCGGCGACCTGGGCGCGCTGGCCGGCGACGTGGGCTTCCTGCCCACGGCGTCGTACTGCGGCGCGCTCCGCGCCGAGTTCCTGAACGCGGTGGCGGAGATCTGCGGCAACCGCTTCGGGCGCAGCCTGGTGTGCCCGGGCGGCGTGAAGCACGACCTCGACGCGGAGGCGGCGCGCGCGCTGGCCGCCCGCGTCCGCGCGGCCTGGGAGAAGACCCGGCGCGCGGCGTCGCTCATGTTCGAGTCGCCCTCGGTGCGCGCCCGGTTCGAGGGCACCGGCACCGTGCCCACCGCGCTGGCGCAGGCGCTCGGGATGGTCGGGCCGGCCGCGCGCGCCAGCGGCGTGGACCGCGACGTCCGGCGCGACCACGCGTTCGGCATCTACCGCTTCTCCCACGTGGCGGTGACCACCGCCGAGAACGGTGACGTGCTGGCCCGCGCGCTCATCCGCCTGCTCGAGGCCGAGCGGAGCGTGGAGTTCGTGCTCGACCAGCTCGAGCGGCTGCCCGGCGGCCCCTCGCGCACGGCGCCCGGGCCGCTCGCGCCCGGCGCGCTGGTGGTCTCCATGGTGGAGGGCTGGCGCGGGGAGATCGCCCACGTCGCGGTGACCGACGCGCAGGGGCGCCTCGAGGCCTACAAGGTGAAGGACCCGTCCTTCCACAACTGGTTCGGGCTCGCCATGGCGCTCCGCGACGGCCAGATCTCCGACTTCCCGCTCTGCAACAAGAGCTTCAACCTCTCCTACGCGGGGCACGACCTGTGA
- a CDS encoding proton-conducting transporter membrane subunit, which translates to MVLLIAAPLALALVAFAMPSARRRPLVLLAGALVHTAGVLALLAAPPPAREGAWLAFDPLARVTLLTATALFLASAVYAQGYLARRADRDNRVFVGGLLVLLSAMTTVALSHHLGLTWVAMEASTLSTAPLIYFNQNARSLEAAWKYLLIGSLGIALALLGTFFLALAGAGPGGPKSLMVEDLIAAGGALSRPWVRAAFVFLLVGYGTKMGLAPLHSWKPDAYGEAPGILGALLAGGLTNFAFVSVVRVFQVTIAAGEGAFARDALMALGLLSIGLAAVFVVGQRDFKRMLAYSSVEHMGILAIGVSLGGAATAGAFFHTMNNGLTKGVLFLSAGNIHRAFGSKTTDDVHGAARRLPLSGPLFLAGFLAITGSPPFGPFFSEFAIVNGAFGAGRYWVGGLFLAFLAVIFVGMAATVLDVVQGDPSDAPRVPGTGDSWLTAGPPLALMLVVLALGVFLPAGLKDLFGAAAALVGGGW; encoded by the coding sequence ATGGTGCTCCTCATCGCCGCCCCGCTCGCGCTCGCGCTGGTCGCGTTCGCGATGCCCTCCGCCCGGCGCCGCCCGCTGGTGCTCCTCGCCGGTGCGCTGGTCCACACCGCCGGCGTCCTGGCGCTGCTGGCCGCCCCGCCGCCCGCCCGCGAGGGCGCCTGGCTCGCGTTCGACCCGCTCGCGCGCGTCACGCTCCTCACCGCCACCGCGCTGTTCCTCGCCTCGGCGGTGTACGCGCAGGGATACCTCGCCCGCCGCGCCGATCGCGACAACCGCGTGTTCGTGGGCGGCCTGCTGGTGCTGCTCTCGGCCATGACCACGGTGGCGCTCTCGCACCACCTCGGCCTGACCTGGGTGGCCATGGAGGCGAGCACGCTCTCCACCGCGCCCCTCATCTACTTCAACCAGAACGCCCGCTCGCTCGAGGCCGCCTGGAAGTACCTGCTCATCGGCTCGCTCGGCATCGCGCTGGCCCTGCTCGGCACGTTCTTCCTGGCGCTCGCCGGGGCGGGCCCGGGCGGCCCGAAGTCGCTGATGGTCGAGGACCTGATCGCGGCCGGCGGCGCGCTCTCCCGGCCGTGGGTGCGGGCGGCGTTCGTGTTCCTGCTGGTGGGCTACGGCACGAAGATGGGCCTCGCGCCGCTGCACTCCTGGAAGCCGGACGCCTACGGCGAGGCGCCCGGGATCCTCGGGGCGCTGCTCGCCGGCGGGCTCACCAACTTCGCGTTCGTCTCGGTGGTGCGCGTGTTCCAGGTGACGATCGCGGCCGGCGAGGGCGCGTTCGCGCGCGACGCGCTCATGGCGCTCGGCCTGCTCTCGATCGGCCTCGCCGCGGTGTTCGTGGTCGGGCAGCGCGACTTCAAGCGCATGCTCGCGTACTCCAGCGTCGAGCACATGGGCATCCTCGCCATCGGCGTGTCGCTGGGCGGCGCCGCGACCGCCGGCGCGTTCTTCCACACCATGAACAACGGCCTGACCAAGGGCGTGCTGTTCCTGTCGGCCGGAAACATCCACCGCGCCTTCGGCTCGAAGACCACCGACGACGTGCACGGCGCCGCGCGTCGCCTGCCGCTCTCCGGGCCCCTGTTCCTGGCCGGCTTCCTCGCCATCACCGGCTCGCCGCCGTTCGGGCCGTTCTTCAGCGAGTTCGCCATCGTGAACGGCGCGTTCGGCGCCGGACGCTACTGGGTGGGCGGGCTGTTCCTCGCGTTCCTGGCGGTGATCTTCGTGGGCATGGCCGCGACCGTGCTCGACGTGGTGCAGGGCGACCCGTCGGACGCGCCGCGCGTGCCCGGCACCGGGGACAGCTGGCTGACCGCCGGCCCGCCGCTGGCGCTCATGCTGGTGGTCCTGGCGCTGGGGGTGTTCCTGCCGGCGGGGCTGAAGGACCTGTTCGGCGCCGCGGCGGCGCTCGTCGGGGGAGGCTGGTGA
- a CDS encoding PTS sugar transporter subunit IIA, protein MQLTERDAARLLGVPEATLQRWLRSGELAATRLNEQYRLNKIDLLEFASSRGMEISPDLLAELEQPALPSLAEAIRAGGVHHGLAGADKSATLRDLVDRLALPREADRDLVHRMLLAREALGSTGVGNGIAIPHARNPIVLHVSTPAVAISYLDRPVDFEALDGKPVHTLVLLVSPSTRAHLHLLALVATALRDPGVLAALDARAGVDALVPEIERVEAAIAEKRAAARRP, encoded by the coding sequence ATGCAGCTCACCGAACGCGACGCGGCCCGCCTCCTCGGCGTCCCCGAGGCCACCCTGCAGCGGTGGCTGAGGAGCGGCGAGCTCGCCGCCACCCGGCTGAACGAGCAGTACCGGCTGAACAAGATCGACCTGCTCGAGTTCGCCTCCTCGCGCGGGATGGAGATCTCGCCCGACCTGCTCGCCGAGCTGGAGCAGCCGGCGCTGCCGAGCCTGGCCGAGGCGATCCGCGCCGGCGGCGTGCACCACGGGCTGGCCGGCGCCGACAAGTCGGCCACGCTGCGCGACCTGGTGGACCGGCTGGCGCTGCCGCGCGAGGCCGACCGCGACCTGGTGCACCGGATGCTGCTCGCGCGCGAGGCGCTCGGCTCCACCGGCGTGGGGAACGGCATCGCCATCCCGCACGCGCGGAACCCCATCGTCCTGCACGTGTCCACGCCCGCGGTGGCCATCAGCTACCTCGACCGGCCGGTGGACTTCGAGGCGCTGGACGGGAAGCCGGTGCACACGCTCGTGCTGCTGGTGAGCCCGTCCACCCGCGCGCACCTGCACCTGCTCGCGCTGGTGGCCACCGCGCTGCGGGATCCCGGCGTGCTCGCCGCGCTGGACGCGCGCGCCGGAGTGGACGCGCTCGTCCCCGAGATCGAGCGGGTGGAGGCCGCCATCGCGGAGAAGCGCGCGGCGGCGAGGAGGCCATGA
- a CDS encoding proton-conducting transporter membrane subunit, which produces MTSALALGAIALTAASGLAAALPGLRPARAQALATAVLCAGAALGLAAAGVALAGGEAAAGGVLRVDALSGLFLVPILGIAAAGSAYGLRYFPQAERGARAVRLQLFYGLAVAGMALLVCAPDAIGFLVGWEVMALANFFMVQTEDEDPSVRRGAFLYLAATHAGTLALFALFALLRREAGTFELAAMEGLRLSGPTAAAVLALALAGFGMKAGLVPLHFWLPPAHAAAPSHVSALMSGVVVKTGIYGLMRVTGLVESPPESWGVALLALGGVSAVLGVAFALAQHDLKRLLAYHTVENVGIIALGLGLALLGRARGVPALVVLGLGGAGLHVVNHALFKSLLFLGAGAVHHATGTRDLDHLGGLARAMPRTALLFVVGAAAISGLPPLNGFASEWLVYLGLLDGLRQPGGDLLAYVTLGAPALALVGGLAAACFAKVVGVVFLGSPRSHHADGAHEPPAAMLAPMALLAAACAAIGLFPAATTAPLARAAAAWARVDPALLAAPAARAAAGAARVSAVAAVLLVATLAVAAWRRRRLAGRIAPAVQTWGCAFSAPTARMQYTGSSLAALLVARFSWAVHPRRTEPRLEGPFPAPAPFATTVPDTVLDLALLPAARAYGWIAERARLLYLRRIHFQMLLVLVTLLAVLAWGFAW; this is translated from the coding sequence GTGACCTCCGCGCTCGCCCTCGGCGCCATCGCCCTCACCGCCGCGAGCGGCCTCGCCGCGGCGCTGCCCGGCCTCCGCCCCGCGCGCGCGCAGGCGCTCGCCACCGCGGTGCTCTGCGCCGGCGCGGCGCTGGGCCTCGCCGCGGCGGGCGTGGCGCTGGCGGGGGGCGAGGCGGCGGCGGGCGGGGTGCTGCGGGTGGACGCGCTCTCCGGGCTGTTCCTCGTGCCCATCCTCGGCATCGCCGCGGCGGGCTCGGCATACGGGCTGCGCTACTTCCCGCAGGCGGAGCGCGGCGCGCGCGCGGTGCGGCTGCAGCTCTTCTACGGCCTCGCGGTCGCCGGGATGGCGCTGCTCGTGTGCGCCCCCGACGCCATCGGCTTCCTCGTCGGCTGGGAGGTGATGGCGCTCGCGAACTTCTTCATGGTGCAGACCGAGGACGAGGACCCGTCGGTGCGCCGCGGCGCGTTCCTGTACCTCGCCGCCACGCACGCCGGCACCCTGGCGCTGTTCGCGCTGTTCGCGCTGCTGCGCCGCGAGGCGGGCACGTTCGAGCTCGCGGCCATGGAGGGCCTCCGGCTCTCCGGCCCCACGGCGGCCGCGGTGCTGGCGCTGGCGCTGGCCGGCTTCGGCATGAAGGCCGGGCTCGTGCCGCTCCACTTCTGGCTGCCCCCGGCGCACGCGGCCGCGCCCAGCCACGTGTCCGCGCTCATGTCCGGGGTGGTGGTGAAGACCGGCATCTACGGGCTGATGCGGGTGACCGGCCTGGTGGAGTCGCCGCCCGAGTCGTGGGGCGTCGCGCTGCTCGCGCTGGGCGGCGTCTCGGCGGTGCTGGGCGTGGCGTTCGCGCTCGCGCAGCACGACCTGAAGCGGCTGCTCGCCTACCACACCGTGGAGAACGTGGGGATCATCGCGCTCGGGCTCGGGCTGGCGCTGCTCGGGCGCGCCCGCGGCGTCCCGGCGCTGGTGGTCCTCGGCCTGGGCGGCGCCGGCCTGCACGTCGTCAACCACGCGCTGTTCAAGTCGCTCCTGTTCCTCGGCGCCGGCGCCGTACACCACGCCACCGGCACGCGCGACCTCGACCACCTGGGCGGCCTCGCGCGCGCCATGCCGCGGACGGCGCTGCTGTTCGTGGTCGGCGCCGCGGCCATCAGCGGGCTCCCGCCGCTGAACGGCTTCGCCTCGGAGTGGCTGGTCTACCTGGGCCTGCTCGACGGCCTGCGCCAGCCCGGGGGCGACCTGCTCGCGTACGTGACGCTGGGCGCGCCGGCGCTGGCGCTGGTGGGCGGCCTGGCCGCGGCCTGCTTCGCGAAGGTGGTCGGGGTGGTGTTCCTGGGCAGCCCGCGCAGCCACCACGCCGACGGCGCGCACGAGCCGCCCGCGGCCATGCTCGCGCCCATGGCGCTCCTCGCCGCCGCCTGCGCCGCCATCGGCCTGTTCCCGGCCGCGACCACCGCGCCGCTCGCCCGCGCCGCGGCCGCCTGGGCCCGCGTCGATCCCGCGCTGCTCGCCGCCCCCGCCGCGCGCGCGGCCGCCGGCGCCGCGCGGGTGAGCGCGGTCGCCGCGGTCCTGCTCGTGGCGACGCTGGCGGTGGCGGCGTGGCGGCGGCGCCGGCTGGCCGGCCGCATCGCGCCCGCCGTGCAGACCTGGGGCTGCGCCTTCTCCGCGCCGACCGCCCGCATGCAGTACACCGGCTCGTCGCTCGCCGCGCTGCTGGTGGCGCGCTTCTCCTGGGCGGTCCACCCGCGGCGCACCGAGCCGCGGCTGGAGGGGCCGTTCCCGGCGCCGGCGCCGTTCGCCACCACGGTGCCGGACACCGTCCTCGACCTCGCCCTCCTCCCGGCGGCGCGCGCGTACGGCTGGATCGCCGAGCGCGCGCGCCTCCTCTACCTCCGCAGGATCCACTTCCAGATGCTGCTCGTGCTCGTGACGCTCCTCGCCGTCCTCGCCTGGGGGTTCGCGTGGTGA
- a CDS encoding sigma-54-dependent transcriptional regulator: MGASDAAEPFGAGRSCLVVAAGGAPEIAAALVRAGFAPAVVEGEHDALAALEGGGFAAVYVEQALGSAAVSTLAAAAGQRLGGAPVTVLGRSGTVQEAVDAMQLGADDYLPPPFPAGELLRRLARALERPGPARTAAPGRLLGLDGSSPAVRRLHAAIEKISRYKSNVLLLGESGTGKEIVAHALHDRGPRRQHLFVPVNCATLGRDILENELFGHERGAFTGANERKRGLFELADGGTFFLDEIAEMDLSTQAKLLRVLERNEFRRVGGTGKVKVDLSIVAATNRDLEQAIAAGRFRHDLYYRLKVVTLVVPPLRERREDIPALVHAFIADFNRRSGGQIAGIAPAAIQRLVEQDWPGNVRELRNAVEGACVLANGEVVKLEDLELAGRPAGEVPAPRRLAAPRRTAAAPAPTSTVAAPAPAAGAVVEVSLDETLAEAERRIVLAALRRHGTRARTARALGIGLRTLYTKLAAWGLEPEDAGSA, from the coding sequence ATGGGCGCGAGCGATGCGGCCGAGCCGTTCGGCGCGGGAAGGTCCTGCCTGGTCGTCGCGGCGGGCGGCGCGCCGGAGATCGCGGCGGCGCTGGTGCGGGCGGGCTTCGCCCCCGCGGTGGTCGAGGGCGAGCACGACGCGCTCGCCGCGCTGGAGGGCGGCGGGTTCGCGGCGGTCTACGTGGAGCAGGCGCTGGGCAGCGCCGCGGTCTCGACGCTCGCCGCCGCCGCCGGGCAGCGGCTGGGCGGCGCGCCGGTGACGGTGCTCGGGCGCAGCGGCACGGTCCAGGAGGCGGTGGACGCCATGCAGCTCGGCGCCGACGACTACCTGCCGCCGCCGTTCCCCGCCGGCGAGCTGCTGCGGCGCCTCGCCCGCGCGCTGGAGCGCCCCGGGCCCGCGCGCACGGCCGCGCCGGGCCGGCTGCTCGGCCTGGACGGCTCCTCGCCCGCGGTGCGGCGGCTCCACGCCGCCATCGAGAAGATCTCGCGCTACAAGAGCAACGTCCTGCTGCTCGGCGAGAGCGGCACCGGCAAGGAGATCGTCGCGCACGCGCTGCACGACCGCGGGCCGCGCCGGCAGCACCTGTTCGTCCCGGTGAACTGCGCCACGCTCGGGCGCGACATCCTCGAGAACGAGCTGTTCGGGCACGAGCGCGGCGCGTTCACCGGCGCGAACGAGCGCAAGCGGGGGCTGTTCGAGCTCGCCGACGGCGGGACGTTCTTCCTCGACGAGATCGCCGAGATGGACCTCTCCACGCAGGCGAAGCTGCTGCGCGTGCTGGAGCGGAACGAGTTCCGGCGCGTGGGCGGCACCGGCAAGGTGAAGGTGGACCTCTCCATCGTGGCCGCCACCAACCGCGACCTCGAGCAGGCCATCGCCGCCGGGCGCTTCCGCCACGACCTGTACTACCGGCTGAAGGTAGTGACGCTGGTGGTCCCGCCCCTGCGCGAGCGGCGCGAGGACATCCCGGCGCTCGTCCACGCGTTCATCGCCGACTTCAACCGGCGGAGCGGCGGGCAGATCGCCGGGATCGCGCCGGCGGCCATCCAGCGCCTGGTGGAGCAGGACTGGCCGGGCAACGTCCGCGAGCTGCGCAACGCGGTCGAGGGCGCCTGCGTGCTCGCGAACGGCGAGGTGGTGAAGCTCGAGGACCTGGAGCTGGCCGGCCGGCCCGCCGGCGAGGTCCCCGCGCCCCGGCGCCTCGCCGCGCCCCGGCGCACCGCGGCGGCTCCCGCGCCGACCTCGACCGTCGCCGCGCCCGCGCCGGCCGCCGGCGCGGTGGTCGAGGTGTCGCTCGACGAGACGCTCGCCGAGGCGGAGCGGCGAATCGTGCTCGCGGCCCTCCGCCGCCACGGCACGCGCGCCCGGACCGCGCGTGCGCTCGGCATCGGGCTCCGCACGCTCTACACCAAGCTCGCGGCCTGGGGCCTCGAGCCCGAGGATGCCGGATCGGCATGA